A region from the Natronorubrum halophilum genome encodes:
- a CDS encoding helix-turn-helix transcriptional regulator: MSTDVGSANGAETRELLHFVTQRTRFALCTNILQHPDQLPSMYELEQLNPSVSEATVYKHVQKLIDAGIVEEATLPDEERRQGYPWKFYGLSDEGRQLLENHNLLEAEETLQRIYETISDKSEKMRKYEGAPRPDDD, from the coding sequence ATGAGTACCGACGTGGGTTCGGCTAACGGGGCGGAGACGCGCGAACTCCTCCATTTCGTCACGCAACGGACGCGGTTCGCGCTGTGTACCAACATCCTCCAACACCCCGACCAGTTACCCTCGATGTACGAACTCGAGCAGTTGAATCCGAGCGTGAGCGAGGCGACCGTCTACAAACACGTCCAGAAGTTGATCGACGCCGGCATCGTCGAGGAGGCCACGCTGCCCGACGAGGAGCGCCGACAGGGCTATCCGTGGAAGTTCTACGGCCTGTCCGATGAGGGTCGTCAGCTGCTCGAGAACCACAATTTGCTCGAGGCCGAGGAGACGCTCCAACGGATTTACGAGACGATTTCCGATAAATCCGAAAAGATG